The Thermothelomyces thermophilus ATCC 42464 chromosome 4, complete sequence region GCACCTATTCCCTGTCCTGTGCCTCCACGCTCGGTCCGAGTGGTATTGAGGCGAGCTGACCATCGCTTCTGCAGGAGGTCGATGAAACCCCCGACTACACCGACTCCGACACGAATCCAAACACTACTGCCAGCAGCGTAGCTGGTGACCCCGTAGTCGACGGCCGCAAGAAGCGATCAGAAGTCAACCAGTTACGTAGGAGTATCTTCGGCAAAAAGCACGACCGGCTGGGCGAGTCGAAGGTGAGAAGCGCTTGCAGAAATCTCCTCATTCAACCGCACCTAACACTTCAGTAGGAAGATGATACACTCCGTCGGTTCCGGTACCTCCTGGGTCTCACTGACCTCTTTCGCCACTTCATCGAGACAAACCCGAATCCCAAGATCCGCGAAATCATGAAGGAGATTGATCGACAGAATGAGGAAGAAGCCAGGCAGAGGAAGCGCGGCGGTCGCCAGGGTGGCGCTACTAGCGAGAGACGTCGCCGAACCGAGGCTGAGGAAGATGCCGAGCTGCTCAAGGATGAAAAGGATGGAGGTTCTGCCGAGACCGTCTTCCGGGAGTCTCCTCCCTTCATCCAAGGCACCATGAGGGACTACCAGATCGCCGGTCTGAACTGGCTGATCTCTCTTCACGAGAACGGCATCTCAGGCATCCTTGCCGACGAAATGGGCTTGGGCAAGACCCTGCAGACCATCGCCTTCCTCGGTTATTTGCGCCACATCATGGGCATCACGGGTCCTCACCTCGTCACTGTTCCTAAGTCTACCCTGGACAACTGGAAGCGAGAATTCGAAAAGTGGACGCCGGAAGTCAACGTTCTCGTTCTACAGGGCGCTAAAGAGGAGCGCCACCAGCTCATCAATGATCGGCTGGTAGACGAGAACTTTGATGTCTGCATCACCAGCTACGAGATGATTCTCCGCGAGAAGGCTCACCTCAAGAAGTTCGCCTGGGAGTATATCATTATCGACGAAGCGCACCGTATCAAGAACGAGGAGTCATCACTGGCTCAAGTCATCCGCATGTTTAACTCTAGAAATCGCCTCCTCATCACCGGCACCCCTCTCCAGAACAACCTGCACGAACTCTGGGCCCTCCTCAATTTTCTGCTCCCTGATGTGTTTGGCGACTCGGAGGCCTTCGACCAATGGTTCTCGGGCCAGGATCGGGATCAGGACACGGTTGTTCAGCAGCTGCATCGCGTGCTGCGTCCTTTCCTGCTTCGCCGCGTCAAGAGCGACGTTGAGAAGAGCCTCCTTCCTAAAAAGGAGATCAACGTCTACATTGGCATGTCGGAGATGCAGGTCAAGTGGTACCAAAAGATCCTCGAGAAAGACATCGACGCGGTCAACGGAGCAGGCGGAAAGCGTGAGTCTAAAACGAGATTGCTCAACATTGTCATGCAGCTTCGGAAATGCTGCAATCACCCATACCTTTTTGAGGGTGCCGAGCCTGGCCCGCCTTACACCACTGACGAGCATCTCATCTACAATGCTGGGAAGATGGTTGTCCTCGACAAGCTGTTGAAGAGGATTCAGAAGCAGGGCAGCCGCGTCCTCATCTTCTCCCAGATGAGTCGTCTGTTGGATATTCTGGAGGACTATTGCGTGTTTCGAGGATACAAGTACTGCCGCATTGACGGCAGCACGGCGCACGAAGATCGTATTGCCGCAATCGATGAATACAACAAGCCGGGATCCGACAAGTTCATATTTTTGCTGACAACCAGAGCTGGTGGCCTGGGCATCAATCTCACCACGGCCGACATCGTGATACTATACGACAGCGACTGGAACCCGCAGGCCGATCTGCAGGCAATGGACCGGGCTCACCGTATCGGTCAGACTAAGCAAGTTGTTGTCTACCGCTTTGTCACGGACAATGCTATCGAGGAGAAAGTTTTGGAGCGCGCCGCACAAAAGTTGCGCCTCGATCAGCTGGTCATCCAGCAAGGCCGCGCTCAAGTTGCTGCCAAGGCTGCGGCCAACAAAGACGAGCTGCTTTCCATGATCCAACACGGAGCCGAGAAGGTGTTCCAGACAAAGGGTGCGTTTGGAACAATGGCGGAGAAAGGAAGCCAGCTGGATGACGACGATATCGACGCGATCCTGCAGGCCGGCGAGACCCGAACCAAGGAGCTAAACGCTCGATACGAGAAGCTCGGTATCGACGACCTCCAGAAGTTCACATCGGAGTCGGCCTACGAATGGAATGGCGAGGACTTTGCCGCGCGTAAGAAGGATATCGGAATCAATTGGATTAATCCGGCAAAGCGTGAGCGCAAAGAACAGATTTACTCGATTGACAAGTACTACAAGCAGACATTCAACGCTGGAGGAAGGGCTGCCGAGGCGAAGCCGAAAGCGCCCCGTGCCCCAAAGCAGGTGCCCGTTCACGACTACCAATTCTATCCCCCGAGGCTCCGCGAACTCCAGGACAGGGAGACGGCATACTACCGCAAGGAGATCGGGTACAAGGTTCCTCTCCCAGAAGGCGACGATGAAAACCTGTCGGAGCGCGAGGCCGAGAGAGCTCTTGAACAACAGGAGATTGACAACGCCACGCCGCTCACTGAGGAGGAGCAAGAGGAGAAACAAGCGCTCGCCCAACAAGGGTTTGGTGATTGGAACAGGCGCGATTTTCAACAGTTTATCAACGGCTCCGGGAAATATGGACGCTACGACTACGAGGGGATCGCGCAGGAGGTTGACAGCAAAACACCTCAAGAAGTCAAGGCATATGCCAAGGTCTTCTGGCAGCGTTACACCGAGATCGCCGATTATCACAAGTATATCAAGATCATTGAGGATGGCGAGGAGCGGATGCGCAAGATCGAGCATCAGCGCAAAATGCTGCGCAAGAAGATGAACCAGTACCGCGTGCCGCTACAGCAGCTCAAAATCAACTACTCGGTCTCAACCACCAACAAAAAGGTGTACACGGAAGAGGAGGACCGATTCCTGCTCGTGCTTTTGGACAAGTACGGCGTGGACTCGGAGGGCATCTATGAGCGGATCAGGGACGAGATCCGGGAGAGCCCACTCTTTCGGTTCGACTGGTTTTTCCTGAGCCGGACGCCAACCGAGCTCGCGCGTCGTTGCAATACGCTCCTTACTACGGTTGTGAAGGAGTTCGAGGATGTCAACACGACCAAGTCGAACGGCGCGAACGGGAAGTTCAAGCGGGAGCCAGACGATGATGAGAATGACGAGGATAGCATCCTGGGCTTGGCGCCtgccaagaagaagacgaaggCAAACGGTGTCAAGGTAAGCGGTCACTCACGTTCTGGTAACGCGGCCCGGCTTCCAGCGCTGACTTGTGCTGTAGAATAAGGCTCTTGACAATGTGAAGTCGGCAAAGGGCAGCAAAGCTAACTCGACGTCTCCCTCGCGGGCGTCGAGTGTTGGGTCTACAAATTCTACTCCCGCTGGCGCAAAGGCCAAGTCTAAGGGCAAGAAAAAGTAACTCGAAGAGAAACTGGAGGTTGGGCTCGATCAACTTACTACTAGGGCATAGAAG contains the following coding sequences:
- a CDS encoding chromatin-remodeling complex ATPase-like protein codes for the protein MAPRAKQSGNDTDVSMPDAPEQSKPVQTADDMEVDETPDYTDSDTNPNTTASSVAGDPVVDGRKKRSEVNQLRRSIFGKKHDRLGESKEDDTLRRFRYLLGLTDLFRHFIETNPNPKIREIMKEIDRQNEEEARQRKRGGRQGGATSERRRRTEAEEDAELLKDEKDGGSAETVFRESPPFIQGTMRDYQIAGLNWLISLHENGISGILADEMGLGKTLQTIAFLGYLRHIMGITGPHLVTVPKSTLDNWKREFEKWTPEVNVLVLQGAKEERHQLINDRLVDENFDVCITSYEMILREKAHLKKFAWEYIIIDEAHRIKNEESSLAQVIRMFNSRNRLLITGTPLQNNLHELWALLNFLLPDVFGDSEAFDQWFSGQDRDQDTVVQQLHRVLRPFLLRRVKSDVEKSLLPKKEINVYIGMSEMQVKWYQKILEKDIDAVNGAGGKRESKTRLLNIVMQLRKCCNHPYLFEGAEPGPPYTTDEHLIYNAGKMVVLDKLLKRIQKQGSRVLIFSQMSRLLDILEDYCVFRGYKYCRIDGSTAHEDRIAAIDEYNKPGSDKFIFLLTTRAGGLGINLTTADIVILYDSDWNPQADLQAMDRAHRIGQTKQVVVYRFVTDNAIEEKVLERAAQKLRLDQLVIQQGRAQVAAKAAANKDELLSMIQHGAEKVFQTKGAFGTMAEKGSQLDDDDIDAILQAGETRTKELNARYEKLGIDDLQKFTSESAYEWNGEDFAARKKDIGINWINPAKRERKEQIYSIDKYYKQTFNAGGRAAEAKPKAPRAPKQVPVHDYQFYPPRLRELQDRETAYYRKEIGYKVPLPEGDDENLSEREAERALEQQEIDNATPLTEEEQEEKQALAQQGFGDWNRRDFQQFINGSGKYGRYDYEGIAQEVDSKTPQEVKAYAKVFWQRYTEIADYHKYIKIIEDGEERMRKIEHQRKMLRKKMNQYRVPLQQLKINYSVSTTNKKVYTEEEDRFLLVLLDKYGVDSEGIYERIRDEIRESPLFRFDWFFLSRTPTELARRCNTLLTTVVKEFEDVNTTKSNGANGKFKREPDDDENDEDSILGLAPAKKKTKANGVKNKALDNVKSAKGSKANSTSPSRASSVGSTNSTPAGAKAKSKGKKK